Proteins from one Deinococcus sp. AB2017081 genomic window:
- a CDS encoding carbohydrate ABC transporter permease: MNLQRTNPGLYYLQRTAFYVLVIAITFYLLFPFVWAVITSFSKGANLFLTPGEFLVAPKTLDNYVQVFGNPAFQRGLLYSVIAAVGAVAISILFGSFAAYALGRFRFAGKQAVLYIILAVSVFPQIAVLGGLFTLIRSAGVFNNPLALIFSYLIFTIPFTVWVLTSFVRDIPGELEEAALVDGASPLQTLFLVLFPVMMPALVTTGLLAFINCWNEYLFALTFTSSNRTVPVVIANYSGASQYDQPWGPIMAASIVVTVPLIILVLVFQRNIVSGLTAGAVKG; this comes from the coding sequence ATGAACCTGCAGCGCACCAATCCCGGCCTGTACTACCTCCAGCGCACCGCGTTCTACGTGCTGGTCATCGCGATCACCTTCTACCTGCTGTTCCCGTTCGTGTGGGCGGTCATCACGTCCTTCAGCAAGGGTGCGAATCTGTTCCTCACGCCCGGAGAGTTCCTGGTCGCCCCGAAGACCCTGGACAACTATGTCCAGGTGTTCGGCAACCCGGCCTTCCAGCGCGGCCTGCTGTACAGCGTGATCGCAGCGGTGGGCGCGGTGGCGATCAGCATCCTGTTCGGCTCGTTTGCCGCGTATGCACTCGGGCGCTTCCGCTTCGCCGGGAAACAGGCCGTGCTGTACATCATCCTGGCCGTCAGTGTGTTCCCGCAGATCGCCGTGCTGGGCGGCCTGTTCACGCTGATCCGTTCGGCCGGGGTGTTCAACAACCCCCTGGCACTGATCTTCTCGTACCTGATCTTCACCATCCCCTTCACGGTGTGGGTGCTCACGTCCTTCGTGCGTGACATCCCCGGCGAGCTGGAAGAGGCCGCCCTGGTGGACGGCGCGAGCCCCCTGCAGACACTGTTCCTGGTGCTGTTCCCGGTGATGATGCCCGCGCTGGTCACGACCGGCCTGCTGGCCTTCATCAACTGCTGGAACGAGTACCTCTTCGCCCTGACCTTCACGAGTTCCAACCGCACGGTGCCGGTCGTGATCGCCAACTACTCCGGCGCGTCGCAGTACGACCAGCCGTGGGGGCCGATCATGGCCGCCAGTATCGTCGTGACCGTGCCGCTGATCATTCTGGTGCTGGTCTTCCAGCGCAACATCGTGTCCGGCCTGACCGCCGGGGCCGTCAAGGGCTGA
- a CDS encoding lipid-A-disaccharide synthase-related protein, translating to MSATPPAALFVSNGTAEDHIGARLAGLLGPEWAIRSSPLVGRGGAYAGLSNGERVGRVLDLPSGGFPFGSAANLRADLRAGLIRDSLGQWADAVRGARGAAVVVVVGDAYALMVGTLAARRAGAALVHVQPLLSAHYLDGLGLRGTLRELNALGANRPMEYELALARRADAVYVRDAHTARYYTDRGVPARFAGSFAMDVLPEPERPLPLRGDRPVLALLPGTRGDHRESLPVMLRAAALLPGLQALVAWAHPWEAVTLPDGWTLAVQSDQRATASGDGGAVVLLRGAFGALARAADIAVGTSGTANEQLAGLGVPVVAFATAGPQYTPGFARRQGRLLGDALSVVPADPAAVAGEVRTLLADGTRRARAALAGLERIGPAGALPVIAAEIRRLAGR from the coding sequence GTGAGTGCCACCCCACCTGCCGCCCTGTTCGTCTCCAACGGCACTGCCGAGGATCACATCGGGGCCCGGCTGGCCGGTCTGCTGGGGCCCGAGTGGGCGATTCGATCCTCGCCTCTGGTCGGCCGTGGCGGGGCCTACGCGGGCCTGTCCAACGGGGAGCGGGTGGGCCGGGTGCTCGACCTGCCCAGCGGCGGCTTTCCCTTCGGCAGTGCCGCGAACCTGCGGGCCGACCTGCGGGCCGGCCTGATCCGCGACTCGCTGGGCCAGTGGGCCGACGCCGTGCGCGGTGCCCGTGGCGCGGCCGTAGTGGTCGTCGTGGGCGATGCCTACGCCCTGATGGTCGGCACACTGGCGGCGCGGCGGGCGGGCGCGGCGCTGGTGCATGTGCAGCCGCTGCTCAGTGCCCACTATCTGGACGGCCTGGGGCTGCGCGGCACCCTGCGGGAACTGAACGCCCTGGGCGCGAACCGCCCCATGGAGTACGAACTGGCCCTGGCCCGCCGCGCCGACGCCGTGTACGTGCGGGACGCCCATACCGCCCGCTACTACACCGACCGGGGCGTCCCAGCGCGGTTCGCCGGCAGTTTCGCCATGGACGTGCTGCCCGAACCGGAACGGCCGCTGCCTCTGCGCGGTGACCGGCCCGTGCTGGCCCTGCTGCCCGGTACCAGGGGCGACCACCGCGAGAGCCTGCCGGTCATGCTGCGGGCCGCCGCTCTGTTGCCCGGCCTCCAGGCCCTGGTCGCGTGGGCCCACCCGTGGGAGGCCGTGACCCTGCCCGACGGCTGGACACTGGCCGTGCAGAGTGACCAGAGGGCCACCGCCTCTGGCGATGGGGGAGCGGTCGTGCTGCTGCGCGGCGCCTTCGGGGCGCTGGCACGGGCGGCAGACATCGCCGTCGGGACGTCCGGCACGGCCAATGAGCAGCTGGCCGGCCTGGGCGTGCCGGTCGTGGCCTTCGCCACCGCTGGCCCGCAGTACACCCCCGGCTTCGCGCGGCGGCAGGGCCGTCTGCTGGGCGACGCGCTGAGCGTGGTGCCGGCCGACCCGGCGGCCGTGGCGGGCGAGGTGCGAACCCTGCTGGCCGACGGCACGAGACGTGCCCGCGCCGCGCTGGCGGGGCTGGAACGGATCGGGCCGGCGGGGGCGCTGCCGGTCATCGCCGCCGAGATCCGCCGGCTGGCAGGGCGGTGA
- a CDS encoding DUF721 domain-containing protein has protein sequence MSNPYRKQGGRRLSGPRGIGELMSATLGTAKLARGVGRARAILAWPQAVGPEIARLTRPRTQQGSVLFIEVRDSATAHHLTMQRHHFLKALRALLGDDSVTELRFSVGPVREAVMAPPPPALPAPDKARARRLVKDVQGDLRPAALKAAEAITRARKWREEQGWRPCPVCEEPSAEQPCRACTLTLADPNVKRTARSLLRDPERLPSVAEVIGDSGANAARHLALRLLEGQLDLLALECVRSGQEDGYREFLAQQADVYLSLLLRRPRAALLRRDRVSLPENARNALNAGPRPGS, from the coding sequence ATGAGTAATCCCTACCGCAAACAGGGCGGACGCCGCCTGAGCGGGCCGCGTGGCATCGGGGAACTGATGAGCGCGACGCTGGGCACGGCCAAGCTGGCGCGGGGGGTCGGGCGGGCCCGGGCGATCCTGGCGTGGCCGCAGGCGGTCGGGCCGGAGATCGCCCGCCTGACCCGGCCGCGCACCCAGCAGGGCAGCGTGCTGTTCATCGAGGTGCGCGACAGCGCGACCGCGCACCACCTGACCATGCAGCGCCACCACTTCCTGAAGGCCCTGCGGGCGCTGCTGGGCGACGACTCGGTGACCGAGCTGCGCTTCAGCGTCGGCCCCGTGCGCGAGGCGGTCATGGCCCCGCCGCCCCCGGCGCTGCCGGCTCCGGACAAGGCGCGGGCCCGCCGACTCGTGAAGGACGTGCAGGGCGACCTGCGCCCGGCCGCGCTGAAGGCGGCCGAGGCGATCACCCGGGCGCGCAAGTGGCGCGAGGAGCAGGGCTGGCGGCCGTGCCCGGTGTGCGAGGAACCCAGCGCGGAGCAGCCCTGCCGCGCGTGCACGCTGACCCTGGCCGACCCCAACGTGAAACGTACCGCCCGCAGCCTGTTGCGCGACCCGGAACGGCTCCCCAGTGTGGCCGAGGTGATTGGCGACAGCGGGGCCAACGCCGCCCGACACCTGGCGCTGCGCCTGCTCGAAGGGCAGCTCGACCTGCTGGCGCTGGAGTGTGTCCGCAGCGGCCAGGAGGACGGCTACCGCGAGTTCCTGGCGCAGCAGGCCGACGTGTACCTGTCGCTGCTGCTGCGGCGTCCCCGCGCCGCCCTGCTGCGCCGCGACCGCGTGAGCCTGCCGGAGAACGCCCGCAATGCCCTGAACGCCGGCCCCCGCCCCGGTTCCTGA
- the recF gene encoding DNA replication/repair protein RecF (All proteins in this family for which functions are known are DNA-binding proteins that assist the filamentation of RecA onto DNA for the initiation of recombination or recombinational repair.) codes for MQPVRLDSLSTLNYRNLAPCTLRFPAGVTGVYGENGAGKTNLLEAAFLALTGLTDVTRLEQLVQQGEKEAYVRADLESAGALSIQEVGLGRGRRQLKVDGVRVRAGDLPRGSAVWIRPEDSELVFGAPAGRRAYLDSLLSRVSARYAQQLARYERTVSQRNAALRGGESWATQVWDDALVRLGPEIMLFRRRALTRLSELAAEANAGLGSRKVLTLELTESTTPETFAADLASRQAEELARGSTVTGPHRDDLLLTLGGFAATEYASRGEGRTIALALRRAELELLAERFGERPVLLVDDFSAELDPGRRAFLLDLAASVPQAIVTGTERAPGAAQTLRAHAGRFTPEGDAWELPDAEVPDELERRPEVLAERDA; via the coding sequence ATGCAGCCCGTGCGCCTGGACTCGCTCTCGACCCTGAACTACCGGAACCTGGCTCCGTGCACGCTGCGGTTCCCGGCGGGCGTGACCGGCGTGTACGGTGAGAACGGCGCGGGCAAGACCAACCTGCTGGAGGCCGCCTTCCTGGCCCTGACCGGCCTGACCGACGTGACCCGCCTGGAACAGCTGGTGCAGCAGGGCGAGAAGGAGGCGTATGTGCGCGCCGACCTGGAGTCCGCCGGGGCGCTCAGCATCCAGGAGGTCGGCCTGGGGCGCGGGCGGCGCCAGCTGAAAGTGGACGGCGTGCGCGTGCGGGCCGGCGACCTGCCGCGTGGCAGCGCGGTGTGGATCCGCCCCGAGGACAGTGAACTGGTCTTCGGTGCCCCGGCCGGGCGGCGGGCCTACCTGGACTCGCTGCTGTCGCGGGTCAGTGCCCGCTACGCCCAGCAGCTCGCCCGCTACGAGCGCACCGTGTCGCAGCGGAACGCGGCCCTGCGCGGCGGCGAGAGCTGGGCCACGCAGGTCTGGGACGACGCCCTGGTCAGGCTGGGGCCGGAGATCATGCTGTTCCGTCGCCGCGCCCTGACCCGCCTCAGCGAGCTGGCCGCCGAGGCGAACGCCGGTCTGGGCAGCCGCAAGGTGCTGACCCTGGAACTCACGGAATCGACCACGCCCGAGACCTTCGCCGCCGATCTGGCGTCCCGGCAGGCCGAGGAACTGGCCCGGGGTTCCACCGTCACCGGGCCGCACCGCGACGACCTGCTGCTCACGCTGGGCGGATTCGCGGCCACCGAGTACGCCAGCCGGGGCGAGGGCCGCACCATCGCCCTGGCGCTGCGCCGCGCCGAGCTGGAACTGCTGGCCGAACGCTTCGGCGAGCGGCCGGTGCTGCTCGTCGACGACTTCTCGGCGGAACTCGATCCGGGCCGCCGGGCCTTCCTGCTCGATCTGGCAGCCAGCGTGCCCCAGGCCATCGTGACCGGCACCGAGCGGGCACCGGGCGCGGCCCAGACCCTGCGTGCCCACGCCGGACGCTTCACCCCCGAGGGTGACGCGTGGGAGTTGCCGGACGCCGAGGTGCCAGATGAGCTGGAGCGGCGGCCCGAGGTGCTGGCGGAGCGGGACGCATGA
- a CDS encoding N-formylglutamate amidohydrolase, with amino-acid sequence MTPRRGDLVIVTPHSSGQVPADVLRDMLGDAAYDTPTRTAFLRRLFLDGDPYTDLIYALPGARHINAPWSRFVVDLNRERDDRVDNGVIKLVDFTRTPLYPAGFTLTEAARDARLRRIWDSFDAQVTDSLPGAALMIVGHCMGTHGPALGHDTGTPRPAICLMPGEDDAPTVPREHWPALKAACEAAFADVIAASPFERVTIGEPWQSDTLSVTHSRRSGVPALGIEVNAGLYLGSGGEPVDGAIRALNAAFAQFADAALTLLT; translated from the coding sequence ATGACTCCCCGGCGCGGCGACCTCGTGATCGTGACTCCCCATTCCTCCGGGCAGGTGCCGGCCGATGTGCTGCGAGACATGCTGGGCGACGCCGCGTACGACACCCCCACGCGCACGGCCTTCCTGCGCCGCCTGTTTCTGGATGGCGACCCCTATACCGATCTGATCTACGCGCTGCCCGGAGCGCGGCACATCAATGCGCCGTGGAGCCGTTTCGTGGTCGATCTGAACCGCGAGCGCGACGACCGCGTGGACAACGGCGTGATCAAGCTCGTGGATTTCACGCGCACACCGCTGTACCCGGCAGGCTTCACCCTGACCGAGGCGGCCCGTGACGCGCGGCTGCGCCGGATCTGGGATTCCTTTGACGCCCAGGTCACGGACAGCCTGCCCGGCGCCGCCCTGATGATCGTCGGGCACTGCATGGGCACGCACGGCCCCGCGCTGGGCCACGACACCGGCACCCCGCGCCCTGCCATCTGTCTGATGCCCGGCGAGGACGACGCTCCGACGGTGCCCCGCGAGCACTGGCCCGCGCTTAAAGCCGCGTGCGAGGCCGCCTTCGCGGACGTGATCGCTGCCAGTCCGTTCGAGCGCGTGACCATCGGGGAGCCGTGGCAGAGCGACACCCTGAGTGTGACCCACTCGCGGCGCAGCGGTGTACCCGCCCTGGGTATCGAGGTGAACGCGGGCCTGTACCTGGGCAGTGGGGGAGAGCCGGTGGACGGCGCCATCCGGGCCCTGAACGCGGCCTTCGCGCAGTTCGCAGACGCGGCGCTGACGCTGCTGACCTGA
- a CDS encoding polyprenyl synthetase family protein, translating to MREELLSRVLSLLPTGEARPELQAYADMLRDYPLRGGKGIRSELLLASARAHGAAPGTPAYEGALWLAAALELFQNWVLIHDDIEDDSEERRGKPALHRLHGVPLAINAGDALHIYMWEAVLRSGVPGAMPEFLHMIHRTAEGQHLDLSWVEHREWNLRAEDYVQMVELKTAHYTVISPLRLGAMAAGAQPDPAFTEAGLALGTAFQIRDDVLNLAGDPAKYGKEIGGDLLEGKRTMIVLRWLEDAPEEQRHIFLQQMRRGRTDKDEAVIADIHAWLLASGSVTQAQDCAHAQAARGLALLEDAFRHAADPQAARELLTVIRALATREA from the coding sequence ATGAGGGAAGAACTGCTGTCGCGCGTGCTGTCTCTGCTGCCCACGGGGGAGGCCCGGCCAGAACTCCAGGCCTACGCCGACATGCTGCGCGATTATCCCCTGCGGGGCGGCAAGGGCATCCGCTCGGAACTGCTGCTCGCCAGTGCCCGTGCCCACGGCGCCGCACCCGGCACCCCCGCCTACGAGGGAGCGCTGTGGCTCGCGGCGGCGCTGGAGCTGTTCCAGAACTGGGTGCTGATCCACGACGACATCGAGGACGACTCCGAGGAGCGGCGCGGGAAGCCCGCGCTGCACCGCCTGCACGGCGTTCCGCTGGCGATCAACGCGGGGGACGCGCTGCACATCTACATGTGGGAGGCCGTGCTGCGCTCGGGCGTGCCCGGCGCCATGCCGGAGTTCCTGCACATGATCCACCGCACCGCCGAGGGCCAGCACCTCGACCTGTCGTGGGTCGAGCACCGCGAGTGGAACCTGCGGGCCGAGGACTACGTGCAGATGGTCGAGCTCAAGACCGCCCACTACACCGTGATCTCGCCGCTGCGGCTCGGGGCGATGGCGGCAGGCGCACAGCCGGATCCGGCCTTCACGGAGGCGGGCCTCGCGCTGGGTACCGCGTTCCAGATCCGCGACGACGTGCTGAACCTGGCAGGCGACCCCGCGAAGTACGGCAAGGAGATCGGCGGCGACCTGCTGGAGGGCAAGCGCACCATGATCGTGCTGCGCTGGCTGGAGGATGCCCCCGAGGAACAGCGCCACATCTTCCTGCAGCAGATGCGCCGGGGGCGAACCGACAAGGACGAGGCGGTGATCGCGGACATCCACGCGTGGCTGCTGGCCTCGGGCAGCGTGACCCAGGCCCAGGACTGCGCGCATGCCCAGGCCGCACGGGGACTGGCACTGCTGGAGGACGCCTTCCGGCACGCGGCCGATCCGCAGGCGGCCCGGGAACTCCTGACCGTGATCCGCGCCCTGGCGACCCGCGAGGCGTAG
- a CDS encoding alpha/beta fold hydrolase, which yields MRRTLKLALLAVGAVAVLAACAPALTPGPDGQTLRPAVSGERQTLELPGFGRAAYYADPRGQGRPLILTPSVNAAASAYEMKPLWDAYAGTRPVYALEWPGFGSSDRPDTRYTPALMTAALTALVARLGTDVDVVGLSLGSEFVVRAALQEPRIRTVALISPSGLGQPRPGTQQASADDGGQRLYRTLNAVSTPLYGLLRLRPVIESFLERSFRGPVDQGLVDYGYDTARQPGAKYAPVYFISGQLFTPDAYAELYSRLTIPALVLYDQDAFVSFDRLSLFTAQPGVQAVRIPETDGLPQFEKLPDVRAALDAFWAAHP from the coding sequence ATGAGACGCACTCTGAAACTCGCGTTGCTGGCGGTCGGGGCGGTCGCCGTGCTGGCCGCGTGTGCCCCGGCCCTGACGCCCGGCCCCGACGGGCAGACCCTGCGCCCCGCCGTGAGCGGCGAGCGGCAGACCCTGGAACTGCCGGGGTTCGGCCGCGCCGCGTACTACGCCGATCCGCGCGGCCAGGGCCGCCCCCTGATCCTCACGCCGTCCGTGAATGCCGCCGCCAGCGCCTACGAGATGAAACCGCTGTGGGACGCCTACGCCGGTACCCGGCCCGTGTACGCGCTGGAGTGGCCGGGCTTCGGCAGCAGTGACCGCCCCGACACACGCTACACCCCGGCCCTGATGACGGCCGCCCTGACGGCCCTGGTCGCCCGGCTCGGCACCGACGTGGATGTCGTGGGGCTGTCGCTGGGCAGCGAGTTCGTCGTCCGCGCCGCGCTTCAGGAGCCGCGCATCCGCACCGTGGCACTGATCAGCCCCAGCGGTCTGGGTCAGCCGCGCCCGGGCACGCAGCAGGCGAGTGCCGACGACGGCGGCCAGCGGCTGTACCGCACCCTGAACGCCGTCAGCACACCCCTGTACGGCCTGCTGCGGCTGCGCCCTGTCATCGAGTCCTTCCTGGAGCGGTCGTTCCGGGGGCCGGTCGACCAGGGCCTCGTGGACTACGGCTACGACACGGCGCGCCAGCCCGGCGCGAAGTACGCTCCCGTGTATTTCATCAGTGGACAGCTGTTCACCCCCGACGCCTACGCCGAGCTCTACAGCCGGCTGACCATCCCGGCGCTGGTGCTGTATGACCAGGATGCCTTCGTGTCCTTCGACCGCCTGTCCCTGTTCACCGCGCAGCCCGGTGTCCAGGCCGTCCGGATCCCGGAGACCGACGGCCTGCCACAGTTCGAGAAGCTGCCCGATGTCCGGGCGGCCCTGGACGCCTTCTGGGCCGCCCACCCCTGA
- a CDS encoding YebC/PmpR family DNA-binding transcriptional regulator, producing MAGHSKWAQIKRKKGANDKKRSAMYSKHIRAIQAAVRSGGSGDPAGNLSLKNAIAAAKTDTVPADNIENAIKRAVGAAEGAAEYKEVTYEGYGPGGTAIFIETLTDNVNRTVADIRAVFNKRGGSLGNSGSVAWQFEKKGVLLIRDTSEQAQETAIEHGAEDIQESEEGLEISTAPHDLYAVQDALTGAGFAVESAQITMIATNTVAVAGDDARRLLTVIDALEELDDVQNVYSNADLPDDED from the coding sequence ATGGCCGGTCACAGCAAGTGGGCGCAGATCAAGCGCAAGAAGGGCGCGAACGACAAGAAACGCAGCGCGATGTACTCCAAGCACATCCGTGCCATCCAGGCCGCCGTGCGATCCGGCGGCAGCGGCGATCCGGCCGGCAACCTGAGCCTGAAAAACGCCATCGCGGCCGCCAAGACCGACACGGTGCCCGCCGACAACATCGAGAATGCCATCAAGCGTGCCGTGGGAGCGGCCGAGGGCGCCGCCGAGTACAAGGAGGTCACGTACGAGGGCTACGGGCCGGGCGGCACGGCGATCTTCATCGAGACCCTGACCGACAACGTGAACCGGACTGTGGCCGACATCCGCGCGGTGTTCAACAAGCGCGGCGGCAGCCTGGGCAACAGCGGCTCGGTGGCGTGGCAGTTCGAGAAGAAGGGCGTGCTGCTGATCCGCGACACCAGCGAGCAGGCCCAGGAGACAGCCATCGAGCACGGCGCGGAGGACATCCAGGAATCCGAGGAGGGCCTGGAGATCAGCACCGCGCCGCATGACCTGTACGCCGTACAGGACGCCCTGACCGGGGCAGGCTTCGCCGTCGAGAGCGCCCAGATCACCATGATCGCCACCAACACCGTGGCCGTGGCCGGTGACGACGCCCGGCGGCTGCTGACCGTCATTGACGCGCTGGAGGAACTCGACGACGTGCAGAACGTCTACTCGAACGCCGACCTGCCCGATGACGAGGACTGA
- a CDS encoding sugar phosphate nucleotidyltransferase — protein sequence MNGLILAAGRGSRLLPVSATRPKHAVPVAGVPIIARAVAALRQAGVERIGVVVSPASEQDLRDATQHLGPVHFIQQREALGTGHAVLAAREFLADRPTLLYLGDNLFQDSLLPLRTALEDGADAVVGVKRVPNPQAYGVAVVEHGRLLRVVEKPLHPESDLAACGVFAFHPDLLDDVAALLPSTRGELEFPQAIMALVARGGTVRAVEFGGFWSDAGAPADLLVANTYFLGQLTGRVEGRVLSSDLRGLVVVEPGASVQDSDLTGPLWIGPHASIRGSTLGPNVSVGAHARIHGATVTDSLIDDFARILHPERPLTRAIVGRHATVTAPGVGDLHLVIGDRSIAQQ from the coding sequence ATGAATGGTCTGATTCTCGCCGCCGGACGTGGCAGCCGCCTGCTGCCCGTCAGTGCCACGCGCCCCAAGCACGCGGTGCCGGTGGCCGGTGTGCCCATCATCGCCCGTGCGGTGGCGGCGCTGCGGCAGGCCGGTGTGGAGCGCATCGGGGTGGTCGTCAGTCCGGCCAGCGAGCAGGATCTGCGCGACGCGACGCAGCACCTGGGACCGGTGCACTTCATCCAGCAGCGCGAGGCCCTGGGCACCGGACACGCCGTCCTGGCGGCGCGCGAGTTCCTGGCCGACCGGCCCACGCTGCTGTACCTGGGCGACAACCTCTTCCAGGACAGCCTGCTGCCCCTGCGAACCGCGCTGGAGGACGGTGCGGACGCCGTGGTCGGGGTCAAGCGCGTGCCGAATCCACAGGCCTACGGCGTGGCGGTGGTCGAGCATGGCCGCCTGCTCCGCGTGGTCGAGAAGCCGCTGCACCCCGAGAGCGATCTGGCCGCGTGCGGTGTGTTCGCATTTCATCCGGATCTGCTGGACGACGTGGCCGCCCTGCTGCCCAGCACGCGGGGCGAACTGGAGTTCCCGCAGGCGATCATGGCCCTGGTGGCGCGCGGGGGTACCGTGCGGGCCGTGGAATTCGGGGGGTTCTGGAGCGACGCCGGCGCCCCGGCCGACCTGCTGGTCGCCAACACGTACTTCCTGGGCCAGCTCACGGGCCGGGTAGAGGGCCGCGTCCTGAGCAGCGATCTGCGCGGTCTGGTGGTGGTCGAACCTGGCGCGAGCGTGCAGGACAGCGACCTGACCGGCCCGCTGTGGATCGGGCCCCATGCCAGCATCCGGGGCTCCACGCTGGGGCCGAACGTCAGCGTCGGGGCCCATGCCCGGATCCACGGTGCCACCGTCACGGACAGCCTGATCGACGACTTCGCCCGGATCCTGCACCCGGAGCGGCCGCTCACGCGGGCGATCGTCGGGCGGCACGCGACGGTCACCGCGCCGGGCGTGGGCGACCTGCATCTGGTGATCGGAGACCGCAGCATCGCGCAGCAGTGA
- a CDS encoding alpha/beta fold hydrolase: MTPDAPDRDHTTPPPDTDLDTVLPLDADVHHEHLNGADLYFEVSGDDHGDAPVVFLHGGPGYNAYSFQAMVAERMPRRTVYLDQRGAGRSGPLSETEQGEDTLDLDTLVEDIEALREFLGAERIVPLGHGFGALVALEYARRHPTRTERVIAVNPWVHFPELALTLLSEASARRGVALDDPAANLRAQTPDGQHPQVGAARIEQAFALLNARDLLNALHFKDAASRMRLEFLDAEGQLVGGGEVQQALVNQGLWEFEYAPFLTELRRPVYVIAGAHDRSSYPEQVQYVADLADGDVTVLDAGHYPWLDAEDDFMDALEDALRR, encoded by the coding sequence ATGACCCCGGACGCTCCAGACCGTGACCACACCACCCCCCCACCGGACACAGACCTGGACACCGTGCTGCCGCTGGACGCCGACGTACACCACGAGCACCTGAACGGGGCCGACCTGTATTTCGAGGTGTCCGGCGACGACCATGGCGACGCCCCGGTCGTCTTCCTGCACGGTGGGCCGGGCTACAACGCCTACTCGTTCCAGGCGATGGTCGCCGAGCGCATGCCGCGCCGCACGGTGTACCTCGACCAGCGCGGCGCCGGCCGCAGCGGGCCGCTGTCCGAGACCGAGCAGGGCGAGGACACCCTGGATCTGGACACGCTGGTCGAGGACATCGAGGCGCTGCGCGAGTTCCTCGGTGCCGAACGGATCGTGCCACTGGGGCACGGCTTCGGCGCACTGGTGGCGCTGGAGTATGCTCGGCGCCACCCCACCCGGACCGAGCGGGTGATCGCCGTGAACCCCTGGGTGCATTTCCCGGAACTCGCCCTGACGCTGCTGTCCGAGGCCAGCGCCCGGCGCGGTGTGGCGCTGGACGATCCGGCGGCCAACCTGCGGGCGCAGACCCCGGACGGCCAGCATCCCCAGGTGGGAGCGGCCCGGATCGAGCAGGCCTTCGCGCTGCTGAACGCCCGGGATCTGCTGAACGCCCTGCACTTCAAGGACGCCGCCAGCCGCATGCGCCTGGAGTTCCTCGACGCCGAGGGCCAGCTCGTCGGCGGCGGCGAGGTGCAGCAGGCGCTGGTGAACCAGGGGCTGTGGGAGTTCGAGTATGCGCCCTTCCTGACCGAGCTGCGCCGGCCGGTGTACGTGATCGCGGGGGCCCACGACCGCAGTTCCTACCCGGAGCAGGTGCAGTACGTGGCAGATCTCGCCGACGGCGACGTGACGGTGCTGGACGCCGGCCACTACCCGTGGCTGGACGCCGAGGACGACTTCATGGACGCGCTGGAGGACGCGCTGCGCCGGTGA
- a CDS encoding response regulator transcription factor — translation MEQRILLIEDNPDITRVVQYELEQAGYNVLSAPDGVTGLTAARESTPDLVILDLGLPDLDGAEIARRLRKTSSVPIIILTAMDAVDRKVNLLEAGADDYMTKPFHPEELVARVKVQLRHQQHGEVISIGALEIHPQKRLCHYNGHEVRLSPKEFDLLTFLARQPGRVYSRQEIEREVWNGELPSNSNVVDVHMANMRAKLRDLDGYGIIRTVRGIGYALKTP, via the coding sequence ATGGAGCAGAGAATCCTACTGATCGAGGACAATCCCGACATCACCCGGGTCGTCCAGTATGAACTGGAACAGGCCGGCTACAACGTCCTGAGCGCGCCGGACGGTGTCACCGGTCTCACGGCCGCCCGTGAAAGCACCCCGGATCTGGTGATTCTCGATCTCGGCCTGCCGGATCTGGACGGCGCGGAGATTGCCCGGCGCCTGCGCAAGACCAGCAGCGTGCCGATCATCATCCTGACGGCCATGGACGCGGTCGACCGCAAGGTCAACCTGCTGGAGGCGGGCGCGGACGACTACATGACCAAGCCCTTCCATCCCGAGGAACTCGTTGCCCGCGTGAAGGTGCAGCTCCGGCACCAGCAGCACGGCGAGGTCATCTCGATCGGGGCGCTGGAGATCCATCCGCAGAAGCGGCTGTGCCACTACAACGGCCACGAGGTGCGGCTGTCGCCGAAGGAATTCGATCTGCTGACCTTCCTGGCCCGCCAGCCGGGCCGCGTGTATTCGCGCCAGGAGATCGAGCGCGAGGTCTGGAACGGCGAACTGCCCAGCAACAGCAACGTTGTGGACGTTCACATGGCCAACATGCGGGCCAAGCTCCGCGACCTCGACGGCTACGGGATCATCCGCACGGTGCGTGGGATCGGCTACGCCCTGAAGACGCCCTGA